One stretch of Fictibacillus sp. b24 DNA includes these proteins:
- the queD gene encoding 6-carboxytetrahydropterin synthase QueD — protein MTYKIPTDVQVLDRDIKREQLKYHNKRVAVCKEFTFDAAHHLHCYEGKCKNLHGHTYKLVITMSGFVNEIGIAVDFGEIKEIFKTAIDSKLDHRYLNEVLPPMNTTAENMVVWIWEQIDIELQIRGLSKQGHRLEELKLFETPTSFAIMKREWMVENENI, from the coding sequence ATGACATATAAAATTCCAACAGATGTTCAAGTACTGGATCGCGATATTAAACGCGAGCAGTTGAAGTATCATAATAAACGTGTTGCTGTGTGCAAAGAATTTACGTTTGATGCAGCTCATCATCTGCATTGTTATGAAGGAAAATGCAAAAACCTTCATGGACATACGTACAAGCTTGTTATTACAATGAGCGGTTTTGTAAATGAAATAGGAATAGCGGTAGATTTTGGAGAGATAAAAGAAATATTCAAAACGGCTATAGACAGCAAGCTCGATCACAGATATTTAAATGAGGTTCTTCCTCCAATGAATACAACTGCAGAAAATATGGTTGTTTGGATATGGGAACAAATCGATATTGAGTTGCAAATACGAGGCTTATCGAAGCAAGGACACAGATTGGAAGAATTAAAATTGTTTGAAACACCTACAAGCTTTGCCATTATGAAAAGAGAGTGGATGGTGGAAAATGAAAACATTTAA
- the pulA gene encoding type I pullulanase: MSIDSISLVAYIDDFSMITIVANKPFSIIPSLSLVDDKGTAQPLTIDKQEHYHEQIIYKCKTSTPFDLFKEYWITYNDRRIPLMVGSIVRTEKFDTLFYDDSVLGATFTPEFTTFKVWSPVAYEIRLKYKPAHSNSYFEQKMDRNEKGLWQTTLEGNHHLTEYTYLAKVNHEWVETTDPYSRSVTINGEKSVVVHLPETDPADWNRSEKKINLRSKTNSVIYEVHVRDFTIHSDSGIKNKGKYLGLTELQTTTSKGYPTGLDYLKSLGISHVQLMPVADFGSVDETNPEKEYNWGYDPVHFLAPEGSYSTNPHDPVCRITELKMLIQSLQNNGFSVILDVVFNHVYKLEESSFEKLVPGYYFRYDDGGKPVNGTGVGNDTASERKMMRKFILDALTYWMNEYKVDGFRFDLMGIHDVETMNIAAKKLKSLNPGVFLLGEGWDLNTYLEPEKKASLSSAKKMPDYSFFNDAFRDHVKGSIFVEGHRGFINGNQEDRIKHQMAHVMRGYAGNHDKFLNAEQSINYTECHDNHTLYDLLAIRHPHESESIRRKRQQLALAFTIFARGVPFIHAGQEFFRTKHGAENSYNLPDKINAINWNRCELYHNDVAYFRQLIKIRKEQAVFSDNRSELIEWKLPDGAIGFKLQLPLTDKISKDSHWNKVVLLFNQTLQPISIPLNQDSWSVVIEDEVHNERVLSSNCYTLHPLSFSMLYSV, from the coding sequence ATGAGTATAGATAGTATTTCGTTGGTGGCTTATATAGATGATTTTTCAATGATAACAATTGTAGCGAATAAGCCCTTTTCGATCATCCCTTCACTTTCACTGGTAGATGACAAAGGGACCGCTCAGCCATTAACTATTGATAAGCAAGAACATTATCATGAACAGATTATATATAAATGCAAAACATCAACACCATTCGATTTGTTTAAGGAATATTGGATTACCTATAACGACAGAAGAATCCCCTTGATGGTAGGAAGTATCGTTAGAACAGAAAAGTTTGATACCCTTTTTTACGATGATAGCGTCCTTGGCGCGACTTTCACACCTGAGTTCACTACGTTTAAGGTGTGGTCACCAGTTGCTTATGAGATAAGACTCAAGTACAAACCAGCTCATTCAAACTCTTATTTTGAGCAAAAGATGGATCGAAATGAAAAAGGATTGTGGCAAACTACCTTAGAAGGTAATCATCATTTAACAGAGTATACTTATTTGGCAAAAGTGAATCATGAATGGGTGGAAACGACTGATCCATATTCACGGTCAGTTACAATAAACGGTGAAAAATCAGTTGTTGTTCATCTTCCTGAAACAGATCCTGCAGACTGGAATCGGTCTGAAAAAAAGATAAACCTCCGTTCAAAAACAAACAGCGTTATTTATGAAGTTCATGTGCGGGATTTTACGATTCATTCTGACAGCGGTATCAAAAATAAAGGCAAGTATTTAGGATTAACTGAATTGCAAACGACAACATCAAAAGGCTATCCTACGGGATTGGATTATCTTAAGAGTCTAGGTATTAGTCATGTGCAGTTAATGCCTGTCGCTGACTTTGGAAGTGTTGATGAAACGAATCCGGAAAAAGAGTATAACTGGGGATATGATCCTGTCCACTTTTTGGCACCTGAAGGATCATACTCTACGAATCCACACGACCCTGTATGCAGAATTACAGAACTTAAGATGCTGATTCAAAGCCTTCAAAATAATGGATTTTCTGTGATTCTAGATGTGGTTTTTAACCATGTGTATAAACTGGAAGAGTCATCATTTGAAAAGCTCGTTCCTGGATATTATTTTCGTTATGATGATGGCGGTAAGCCTGTGAACGGAACAGGGGTTGGAAATGACACAGCTTCAGAAAGAAAAATGATGCGAAAGTTTATACTAGATGCTCTCACTTACTGGATGAACGAATATAAAGTTGATGGATTTCGCTTCGATCTTATGGGAATACACGATGTAGAAACAATGAATATAGCTGCGAAAAAGTTAAAATCGTTGAATCCAGGAGTATTTTTGTTAGGAGAAGGCTGGGACTTAAATACTTATTTAGAACCTGAGAAAAAAGCCTCCCTCTCATCAGCGAAAAAGATGCCTGACTACTCTTTCTTTAATGATGCATTTCGTGATCATGTGAAAGGAAGTATCTTTGTAGAAGGTCACAGAGGTTTTATAAATGGAAATCAAGAGGATCGAATTAAACACCAAATGGCACATGTTATGAGAGGGTATGCTGGAAATCACGATAAATTTTTAAACGCTGAACAAAGCATTAACTATACAGAATGTCATGATAATCATACATTATACGACCTGCTGGCTATTCGGCATCCACACGAAAGTGAGAGCATCCGAAGAAAACGTCAGCAGCTTGCGTTAGCTTTCACGATCTTTGCACGCGGTGTCCCTTTTATACATGCCGGGCAAGAGTTTTTCAGAACGAAACACGGAGCAGAAAACAGCTACAATCTTCCTGATAAGATTAATGCAATCAATTGGAACAGATGTGAGTTATATCATAATGACGTTGCTTACTTTAGACAACTAATTAAAATTAGAAAAGAGCAAGCTGTTTTTAGTGATAACAGAAGTGAACTCATTGAATGGAAACTTCCAGATGGCGCAATAGGATTTAAATTACAACTTCCTTTGACCGATAAAATAAGTAAGGATTCTCATTGGAATAAAGTAGTACTGCTTTTTAATCAAACATTACAGCCAATAAGTATCCCTCTTAATCAAGATAGCTGGAGCGTAGTGATTGAAGATGAAGTGCACAATGAAAGAGTATTAAGCTCTAATTGCTACACATTACATCCATTGTCTTTTTCGATGTTATATAGTGTATAG
- the queC gene encoding 7-cyano-7-deazaguanine synthase QueC: MSKKAVIVLSGGLDSTTCMGIAKAEGYDLYPITFHYGQRHNREVEQAIEVGKFYNVEDHRIVDLTFLKDIGGSALTDEKVDVPTEAEEGIPVTYVPARNMIFLSLASAYAEVIGATAVYTGVSAVDFSGYPDCRPEFIKSMEETINLATKAGVTGKNISVETPLIHLSKKETIEKGLSLDVPYELTTSCYNGKETACGKCDSCVLRLKGFKEAGSVDPIPYEV, from the coding sequence ATGAGTAAAAAAGCTGTTATTGTTTTAAGCGGTGGCCTTGATAGCACAACATGTATGGGAATTGCAAAAGCAGAGGGATACGATCTCTACCCGATAACGTTTCATTATGGACAGCGCCATAATCGAGAAGTGGAACAAGCGATTGAAGTTGGTAAGTTTTATAATGTGGAAGATCATAGAATTGTAGATCTTACGTTTTTAAAAGACATTGGAGGAAGTGCTCTTACCGATGAGAAAGTAGATGTTCCAACTGAGGCTGAAGAAGGCATTCCAGTTACCTATGTTCCTGCTAGAAATATGATATTCCTTTCACTTGCCAGTGCATATGCTGAAGTAATCGGAGCAACTGCTGTGTACACAGGAGTTTCTGCTGTAGATTTTAGCGGTTATCCGGATTGCCGGCCTGAATTCATTAAGAGCATGGAAGAAACGATTAACTTAGCAACAAAAGCAGGCGTAACAGGTAAGAACATTTCAGTGGAAACACCACTTATTCACTTGTCTAAAAAAGAAACGATTGAAAAAGGTTTGTCTCTCGATGTTCCATATGAACTAACAACATCTTGTTATAATGGAAAAGAGACGGCGTGCGGAAAATGTGACAGCTGTGTTCTGCGGTTAAAAGGATTTAAAGAAGCAGGTTCAGTTGATCCGATTCCATACGAAGTCTAG
- a CDS encoding 7-carboxy-7-deazaguanine synthase QueE — protein sequence MKTFNLPSKDVWKHWTVPMVEIFETVEGEGLQAGYPTVFVRVFHCNLRCTWCDTTYSYAPAKPEFEASIEEIVSTIKTFRSQRICFTGGEPLIHREKSAALLMAMADLDHIVDIHIETNGAIDLQPFENMRNSHPDLQKKMRFVMDYKLPASGEMDKMNLENFKELQNQDEIKFVVGSEEDFEITKQVVSEHYRNGQICVSPVWESMPPRRLVELLLETPLPNAKLSLQLHKVIWHPEERGV from the coding sequence ATGAAAACATTTAATCTTCCGTCAAAAGATGTATGGAAACATTGGACAGTACCAATGGTTGAAATCTTTGAAACCGTTGAAGGAGAAGGTCTACAGGCAGGATATCCCACTGTTTTTGTTCGCGTTTTTCATTGTAACTTACGATGCACTTGGTGTGATACTACCTACAGCTATGCTCCTGCCAAGCCTGAGTTTGAAGCGTCTATAGAAGAAATTGTGAGTACAATTAAGACGTTTCGATCACAGCGTATCTGTTTTACTGGTGGTGAGCCTCTTATCCACCGCGAAAAATCAGCTGCATTGCTCATGGCGATGGCAGATTTGGACCACATAGTAGATATTCATATTGAAACAAATGGTGCTATTGATTTACAGCCGTTTGAAAATATGCGTAACTCTCATCCTGATCTGCAAAAAAAGATGAGATTTGTGATGGATTATAAGCTCCCTGCTTCAGGTGAGATGGATAAAATGAACCTGGAAAACTTTAAAGAGCTCCAAAATCAAGATGAAATAAAATTTGTTGTAGGGTCAGAGGAAGATTTCGAAATCACAAAGCAGGTGGTCTCTGAACATTACCGAAATGGACAGATTTGTGTAAGTCCTGTTTGGGAAAGCATGCCACCCAGACGCCTTGTTGAACTTTTATTAGAAACTCCACTTCCTAATGCGAAGCTAAGTCTTCAGCTTCATAAGGTAATCTGGCATCCAGAGGAGAGAGGGGTTTAG
- the trmB gene encoding tRNA (guanosine(46)-N7)-methyltransferase TrmB, translating to MRQRFKPWAKDKLMDNPEFVSIEPESMKGKWHSFFGNDNPIHIEVGTGKGQFINGMGKQNPSINYLGMELYDSIIITALDRILEDKKPNVKLIRADATHLLDYFEPGEIDRVYLNFSDPWPKKKHAKRRLTHESFLKRYETVLKKPGEIHFKTDNQGLFEYSLHSMSTYGMFFNDVSLDLHKSHMEDNVMTEYEEKFSEKGDRIYRMEAQFRS from the coding sequence ATGCGTCAAAGATTTAAGCCATGGGCGAAAGATAAATTGATGGACAATCCAGAGTTTGTTTCCATTGAACCTGAATCCATGAAGGGAAAATGGCATTCCTTTTTCGGTAATGATAACCCGATTCATATTGAAGTCGGAACAGGTAAAGGGCAATTTATAAACGGAATGGGGAAGCAGAATCCTTCGATTAACTATTTAGGGATGGAGCTTTATGATAGCATTATAATTACTGCTCTCGATCGTATTCTCGAGGATAAAAAGCCGAATGTTAAACTGATTCGAGCAGATGCAACACATTTACTCGATTATTTCGAGCCAGGAGAAATTGATCGTGTTTATTTAAACTTCTCAGATCCTTGGCCAAAGAAAAAGCACGCTAAAAGAAGACTGACTCATGAAAGTTTCCTTAAACGATACGAAACAGTATTAAAGAAACCAGGGGAAATTCATTTTAAGACTGATAACCAAGGTTTATTTGAATACTCGCTTCACAGTATGTCAACGTACGGAATGTTTTTTAATGACGTAAGTCTTGATCTCCATAAAAGTCATATGGAAGATAACGTCATGACAGAGTATGAAGAAAAATTCTCTGAAAAAGGGGACCGTATTTACAGAATGGAAGCACAATTTCGTTCCTAA
- a CDS encoding diacylglycerol/lipid kinase family protein, giving the protein MKKYFFIINSNNAKAVKTFKSLKKAMDQEGIPYRTFYTEHSGHAVEIAKKITYMNKDLIKAVIAVGGDGTIHEVFNGIKDHESIPLGFISGGSGNDIVRVLTKEVRGVKRQISYLKRNRMIKTDSGEMQLTGRSKKRQAFISAIGIGLDGEVAKYTNEAIYKKYLHKLKLGTLAYVVTLFKVLRFYRPGTMEIKLDGREYVFHNVWLVAVGNMPYYGGGMKICPEAKYNDGILDVCVVHNLSILKLLLLFISVFWGGHVKVQGVSQLKGKEIAVATKHPVAIHADGEYKGTTPIEIVIQPASVSVKI; this is encoded by the coding sequence ATGAAAAAGTACTTTTTTATTATTAACTCAAACAATGCAAAAGCTGTAAAAACATTTAAATCTTTAAAAAAGGCGATGGATCAGGAAGGAATTCCCTATCGAACGTTTTATACAGAACATAGTGGTCATGCCGTTGAAATTGCTAAAAAGATTACATACATGAACAAAGATTTAATAAAGGCCGTTATAGCTGTAGGCGGTGATGGTACGATCCATGAAGTCTTTAATGGGATTAAAGATCATGAAAGTATTCCGCTAGGATTCATTTCAGGTGGCTCAGGGAACGATATCGTTCGTGTGCTTACTAAAGAAGTAAGAGGTGTTAAAAGGCAAATCTCTTATCTAAAGCGTAATCGGATGATTAAAACCGACTCAGGGGAAATGCAATTAACAGGAAGAAGCAAGAAACGCCAAGCATTCATTAGTGCCATCGGTATTGGTCTAGACGGAGAAGTAGCAAAGTACACAAATGAGGCAATATACAAAAAGTACTTACATAAGTTAAAATTAGGAACGCTTGCATATGTAGTCACATTGTTTAAAGTCCTGAGGTTCTATAGGCCAGGTACAATGGAAATAAAATTAGATGGAAGAGAGTATGTTTTTCACAACGTCTGGCTTGTAGCTGTTGGAAACATGCCCTATTATGGAGGGGGCATGAAAATTTGTCCTGAAGCGAAATACAACGACGGAATTTTAGATGTTTGTGTTGTACATAATCTATCAATCCTTAAGCTTTTGCTGCTTTTTATATCGGTATTTTGGGGCGGACATGTGAAAGTGCAAGGTGTTTCTCAATTGAAAGGGAAAGAAATTGCAGTTGCCACGAAACATCCAGTGGCTATTCATGCTGATGGTGAATACAAGGGAACAACACCGATTGAAATTGTTATCCAACCTGCCTCAGTTTCTGTGAAAATATAA
- a CDS encoding phosphotransferase: MEQILGEDWQVSPAGGATGEAYIAEYGNQKLFLKRNSSPFLAVLSAEGIVPKLLWTKRLGNGDVITAQQWLNGRELKAADMKSENVAKLLAKIHRSQELLGMMNRLEKKRLTPVDLLNDIQLQMRKEKDYLEIINDSFAYLMETASEVEVDDLVVCHCDVNHNNWLLSDSNELFLIDWDGAMIADPALDLGMLLYSYIPYENWEEWLGIYGETLDDHLERRMHWYVLAQTISSFFWYKEKGQSKETAQFAENIKKLAGSI, translated from the coding sequence TTGGAACAGATTTTGGGAGAAGATTGGCAGGTTTCCCCTGCTGGTGGAGCAACAGGAGAAGCATATATAGCTGAATACGGGAACCAAAAACTGTTTTTAAAGCGCAATTCCTCTCCGTTTTTAGCTGTTCTTTCAGCTGAGGGAATCGTCCCTAAACTTTTATGGACGAAAAGACTTGGTAATGGGGATGTAATCACAGCTCAACAATGGCTGAACGGGCGGGAATTGAAAGCAGCCGATATGAAAAGTGAAAATGTAGCTAAACTTTTAGCGAAAATTCATCGATCGCAGGAGCTACTAGGTATGATGAATCGACTTGAAAAGAAGAGATTAACACCGGTTGATCTTTTAAATGATATTCAATTACAAATGCGCAAAGAAAAAGACTATCTTGAAATCATCAATGATTCGTTTGCCTATCTTATGGAAACCGCATCTGAAGTCGAAGTTGATGATTTAGTCGTGTGTCATTGTGATGTAAACCATAATAATTGGCTGCTAAGTGATTCTAACGAACTGTTCCTAATTGATTGGGACGGCGCGATGATAGCTGATCCTGCACTTGATTTAGGGATGCTGCTGTACAGCTACATCCCTTATGAAAATTGGGAAGAATGGCTTGGCATATATGGCGAGACATTAGATGATCATTTAGAGAGAAGAATGCATTGGTATGTTTTGGCACAAACGATAAGCTCTTTTTTCTGGTATAAAGAAAAAGGACAGTCAAAAGAGACTGCCCAATTTGCAGAAAATATTAAAAAACTTGCAGGTTCGATTTAA
- the mltG gene encoding endolytic transglycosylase MltG, with translation MNTSVKIILIIFFTIFVIFAGWIIYAVMPAEGSAEKPFIVKESSDFSSLSRKLKNEGFVKNPFLFNVYSTITGKKEKIATGEHTIKQGANYKEILADLSTLSKETEADEVVVPEGLTVIEMADRLSQKGIVDREAFLNKAKTWNTLTKEQQEQLKFNDEELHQKVKYAVEGLLYPDTYFFEKKMDEGDVIRQMIDRMIEKTANIRMTTDQTPYEMITLASIIEEEALLNKEKRTIAGVFINRIRDGKKLQSCSTVQYLLDKPKAALRRKDLKIKSPYNTYLNEGLPPSPIASPDLTSLKAAADPEKHDYYYFLAKQDGTWSHYFSKTYKQHRKYTQLSGNY, from the coding sequence TTGAATACATCTGTGAAGATCATCTTAATCATATTTTTTACCATTTTTGTTATTTTTGCAGGATGGATTATCTATGCGGTTATGCCTGCTGAAGGTTCAGCTGAAAAGCCATTTATCGTGAAAGAAAGCAGTGATTTTTCCTCATTATCTCGGAAGCTAAAGAATGAAGGATTTGTTAAAAACCCATTTCTGTTTAACGTCTACAGCACAATAACGGGAAAAAAAGAAAAAATTGCAACTGGTGAACATACCATAAAGCAGGGGGCTAATTATAAAGAGATTCTTGCAGACCTCTCCACGTTAAGTAAAGAAACAGAGGCTGATGAAGTTGTAGTTCCAGAAGGCTTGACCGTTATTGAAATGGCAGATCGTCTTAGCCAAAAAGGGATTGTAGATCGAGAAGCATTTCTTAACAAAGCAAAAACGTGGAATACGCTTACTAAAGAACAGCAAGAACAACTAAAATTCAATGATGAAGAATTACATCAAAAAGTAAAGTATGCTGTGGAAGGACTGCTTTATCCTGACACCTATTTCTTTGAAAAGAAAATGGATGAAGGAGATGTGATTCGTCAGATGATTGACCGTATGATTGAAAAAACAGCAAATATCAGAATGACTACGGATCAGACACCTTATGAAATGATCACACTGGCATCAATTATTGAAGAAGAAGCTTTGTTGAATAAAGAGAAGCGAACTATTGCTGGCGTTTTTATAAACAGGATACGTGATGGGAAGAAACTTCAATCTTGTTCAACAGTTCAGTATTTACTAGATAAACCAAAAGCTGCCCTAAGAAGAAAAGACTTGAAAATAAAAAGTCCTTACAACACATATTTGAATGAGGGACTTCCACCAAGTCCTATTGCAAGCCCAGATCTCACTTCTTTAAAAGCTGCGGCAGATCCAGAAAAACATGATTATTATTATTTTTTAGCTAAACAAGATGGCACTTGGAGCCATTACTTTTCAAAGACTTATAAACAACATAGAAAGTACACGCAATTGAGTGGAAATTATTAA
- a CDS encoding DUF84 family protein, producing the protein MRIGIGSENPAKIEAVRPFIMYFKDAKLVSYSSDSLVSAQPFSDEETKEGAINRAKDCVKQGAEIGLGLEGGVMEMADGMYLCNWGAVADSEGNIFSAAGARILLPNDVVQGLKQGKELGTLMGELTNDPEIRKKDGAIGVFTSGMLSRSEMFLHIATILLGQYVYNLNK; encoded by the coding sequence ATGAGAATTGGAATCGGATCAGAAAATCCTGCGAAAATTGAAGCAGTCAGGCCTTTTATAATGTATTTTAAAGATGCGAAACTTGTTTCTTATTCTTCAGATTCTTTAGTTTCTGCTCAACCTTTTTCGGATGAAGAAACAAAGGAAGGTGCCATTAACCGCGCAAAAGATTGTGTGAAGCAAGGAGCGGAAATCGGCCTTGGACTTGAGGGCGGTGTTATGGAAATGGCAGACGGTATGTACTTATGCAACTGGGGAGCGGTTGCTGATTCTGAAGGGAATATCTTCTCAGCAGCTGGAGCGAGAATTTTGCTTCCGAATGATGTTGTTCAAGGTTTGAAGCAAGGGAAAGAACTTGGAACGCTAATGGGGGAACTAACAAACGACCCTGAAATTAGAAAAAAAGATGGAGCGATTGGTGTTTTCACGAGTGGCATGTTGTCTCGAAGTGAGATGTTTTTGCATATAGCAACGATTTTATTAGGGCAATATGTCTATAATCTTAATAAATAG
- a CDS encoding YtnP family quorum-quenching lactonase, with amino-acid sequence MDQWKVGSKTLTWLDGGVTHMDGGAMFGVVPKPLWETKYPVNERNQIELRTEPILVQGFEGKNILIESGIGAGKLTEKQRRNYGVTEESQIEKSLEKEGLTTADIDIVLMTHMHFDHACGLSRWKDDKLVPVFENAIIYTSETEWNELQNPNIRSQNTYWKENWEPIQNQVKTFKEEIEILNGIRMVHTGGHSDGHSLIELTLEDGEKVYHIGDIMPTHAHHNPLWVLAYDDYPMTSIFQKQKWIQPDTWYFFYHDCIYRAVKWDKNGVLTERVPRSPKM; translated from the coding sequence ATGGATCAGTGGAAAGTCGGAAGTAAAACGCTTACATGGTTAGATGGTGGGGTAACACATATGGATGGCGGGGCTATGTTTGGAGTCGTTCCTAAACCATTGTGGGAAACAAAATACCCCGTTAACGAAAGAAATCAGATCGAGTTAAGAACGGAACCTATTCTCGTTCAAGGATTTGAAGGGAAAAACATTTTGATTGAATCAGGTATAGGTGCCGGGAAATTAACAGAAAAACAAAGAAGGAACTATGGAGTCACCGAGGAATCTCAAATTGAAAAAAGTCTTGAAAAAGAGGGATTAACGACTGCTGATATTGATATCGTACTTATGACTCATATGCATTTTGATCATGCCTGCGGACTTTCTCGATGGAAAGATGACAAGCTGGTTCCTGTTTTTGAAAACGCTATTATTTACACTTCAGAAACAGAGTGGAACGAACTGCAAAATCCGAATATTAGGTCGCAAAATACATATTGGAAAGAAAATTGGGAGCCCATTCAAAACCAAGTAAAAACGTTCAAAGAAGAAATTGAAATTTTAAATGGGATTAGGATGGTTCATACAGGTGGGCATAGTGATGGTCATTCACTTATTGAACTCACGTTAGAAGACGGTGAAAAAGTATATCACATCGGTGATATTATGCCGACACACGCTCATCATAACCCGCTTTGGGTACTTGCTTATGATGATTATCCGATGACTTCAATCTTTCAAAAACAAAAATGGATACAACCTGATACATGGTATTTTTTTTATCATGACTGTATCTATCGTGCCGTTAAGTGGGATAAAAACGGTGTGTTGACAGAGAGAGTTCCGCGATCTCCAAAAATGTGA
- a CDS encoding YtzH-like family protein has protein sequence MCSKMPLNHNDQLHIIRDLLQDHYTDCAGSPSECAQLERLAAHLMQNGEVHEEVRNILTNINEYSHTGFTHQHLEEHITSHRPHLETWINTIQTHHPY, from the coding sequence ATGTGCAGCAAAATGCCATTAAATCATAATGATCAATTGCATATCATCAGAGATCTTCTTCAAGACCATTACACCGATTGTGCTGGTTCACCATCAGAATGTGCACAGCTAGAACGTCTTGCTGCACATTTAATGCAGAATGGTGAAGTCCATGAAGAAGTAAGGAACATTTTGACTAACATTAACGAATATAGTCATACAGGCTTTACTCATCAGCATTTGGAAGAACATATAACAAGCCATCGCCCACACTTAGAGACATGGATTAATACAATTCAGACACATCACCCATATTAA
- a CDS encoding PepSY domain-containing protein — protein sequence MNWRNLILAGLTGAAIGYVVTKKQTESITPEKALKLLKEKASEHYSITGAWIIVKPEDANVHGLSYSVYKGGFSHSIPGSEAVHFEFLIDAETGTLLQLAQK from the coding sequence ATGAATTGGAGAAACCTGATCTTAGCAGGCCTGACAGGCGCTGCAATAGGGTATGTGGTTACAAAAAAGCAAACAGAATCCATCACACCAGAGAAAGCCTTAAAGCTATTGAAAGAAAAAGCAAGTGAGCATTATAGCATTACAGGAGCTTGGATCATCGTTAAGCCCGAAGATGCAAACGTACATGGTCTTTCGTACTCTGTATATAAAGGCGGCTTTTCTCACTCCATTCCTGGAAGTGAAGCCGTACATTTTGAGTTTCTAATCGATGCTGAAACAGGAACGCTGTTACAACTTGCTCAAAAGTGA
- a CDS encoding M42 family metallopeptidase: MNEETLNLFKTLTELPGAPGFERDIRKFVRKEIEPVSDEVIQDGLGSIFGVKKGSGPKIMVAGHMDEVGFMITKVTRNGMLKFQELGGWWSQVLLAQRVNIYTDKGDVITGIIGSTPPHLLSEDQRNRPMGIKNMYIDIGADDDQDAYSKGIRPGQQIVPICPFTPMANPKKIMAKAWDNRYGVGLAIELLKELKNETLPNELYSGATVQEEVGLRGSKTAANLIQPDLFFALDASPANDMMGDKSEFGQLGKGALLRILDRTMVTHRGMREYILDTAETHNIPYQYFISQGGTDAGSVHVSGNGVPSAVIGICSRYIHTHASMIHVDDYAAAKELLVKLVKTADESTLKTILENS, translated from the coding sequence ATGAATGAAGAAACACTGAATTTGTTTAAGACGTTGACAGAACTTCCTGGTGCACCAGGTTTTGAGCGGGACATTCGTAAATTTGTTCGTAAGGAAATAGAGCCAGTATCAGATGAAGTCATTCAAGACGGACTGGGCAGTATTTTTGGTGTTAAAAAAGGCAGCGGCCCTAAAATCATGGTGGCAGGACACATGGACGAAGTAGGTTTCATGATAACGAAGGTTACAAGAAATGGAATGCTGAAGTTTCAAGAATTAGGCGGCTGGTGGAGCCAAGTATTATTAGCGCAGCGTGTTAATATCTACACAGATAAGGGAGATGTGATAACAGGAATTATTGGATCTACACCTCCACACCTGCTATCCGAAGATCAGCGCAACAGACCGATGGGGATTAAGAATATGTACATAGATATCGGAGCAGATGATGATCAGGATGCCTATAGCAAGGGGATAAGACCAGGGCAGCAAATCGTACCGATCTGTCCGTTTACACCTATGGCCAATCCGAAAAAAATCATGGCTAAAGCATGGGACAACCGTTATGGTGTGGGACTAGCTATTGAACTGCTGAAAGAATTAAAAAATGAGACATTACCAAATGAATTATACAGTGGAGCTACTGTTCAAGAAGAAGTAGGGCTGCGCGGGTCAAAAACAGCAGCTAACCTCATCCAGCCTGACCTGTTTTTCGCACTTGATGCAAGTCCAGCGAACGACATGATGGGCGATAAAAGCGAATTTGGCCAGTTGGGTAAAGGGGCACTATTACGAATTTTAGACAGAACAATGGTTACACACAGAGGGATGAGGGAGTATATCCTAGATACAGCTGAAACACATAACATACCGTATCAATACTTCATTTCTCAAGGCGGAACGGATGCTGGCAGTGTTCATGTCTCTGGGAATGGTGTACCATCTGCTGTGATCGGTATCTGTTCTCGTTACATTCACACACATGCTTCTATGATCCATGTTGATGACTATGCTGCTGCAAAAGAACTGCTCGTAAAGCTTGTGAAAACAGCGGATGAATCCACATTGAAAACAATACTAGAAAACAGCTAA